A genomic window from Engraulis encrasicolus isolate BLACKSEA-1 chromosome 14, IST_EnEncr_1.0, whole genome shotgun sequence includes:
- the LOC134461981 gene encoding cytochrome c oxidase subunit 6C-1: MSLQKPLMRGLLAKKLKFHLPIAFALSIVVAAAFKYGVTEPRKQAYADFYKQYDAIKEFTAMKEAGIFESCRPSGE, translated from the exons ATGTCTCTGCAAAAGCCACTCATGCGAGGTCTCCTCGCCAAGAAACTGAAGTTCCACCTGCCCATCGCTTTTGCTCTGTCTATCGTCGTAGCAGCAGCATTCAAG TACGGTGTCACAGAGCCAAGGAAACAGGCATATGCTGACTTCTACAAACAGTATGACGCCATCAAGGAGTTCACTGCAATGAAGGAAGCAGGCATATTCGAAAGCTGCCGGCCTTCTGGCGAATAA